The Lewinellaceae bacterium DNA window TGTCCGGCCCTGGATGGATTCGGAACCTCCGCACCACTTGTGCTGTTGTATGAAATGAGGCTTACGATCAACCTGGCAGGTGATCTCTGTCATGGTGTGTGGATGGATAAAAGTTCCATTTTGCCCTCTGTTTGCCGGAGCTTCATAGCAGAGGATGCTGTGAGTGATGGTACGGGTGGAAATGGGGCCTGTACGATTCAAAGTAAAGTTCGGCTATGAAATACAAAGATTATTATCAAATATTAGGTGTGGCGAAGGATGCATCTCCGCAGGAGATCAAAAAAGCATTTCGTAAACTTGCCGCAAAGTATCACCCCGATAAAAACCCAGGTAATAAGGCTGCTGAAGAAAAATTCAAGGAAATAAACGAAGCCAATGAAGTGCTATCGGATGCGGATAAACGCAAGAAGTACGATACGTTGGGATCGAATTGGGAGTATTATCAGCAAGCCGGGGATGATTGGGAGAAATATGCACAGCAGGGACCGCGTTCCGGTGGAGGGAACCGCACGTATTATTATTCCGGGAGCCCGGAGGATGTCTTCGGCCGCGGAGGCCAGAGTGGATTTTCCAGTTTCTTTGACCTATTCTTTGGTGATGGCGCTCAGGGATCGGACCCTTTCGCTCACTATGGGGAAAGGACCAGGACTGGCCAGGCGCCACGCGGGAGTGATGTTGAGGCAACGATGTCCATAACACTGCGGGAGGCCTATCAGGGCAGCCGGCGCACCTTTGAATTTCAGGGTGAAAAGATCCGCATCGCCATCAAACCCGGATCTTATGAGGGGCTGAAACTTCGGTTGAAAGGTAAAGGGCATCCGGGCCCTCGGGGCCAGGCTCGCGGAGACCTGTACATTACCCTGAATATCACCCCGGATCATCAGTTTATCCGTGAGGGCGACGATCTGATCGTAAACGGGAAAGTGGATCTCTATACCGCTGTACTGGGTGGCAGCATAGAAGTATCAACGATGACCGGCAAAGTGAAAGTTAATGTACCGAAGGGTATGCAATCCGGAAAAACCTTGCGATTGAAAGGCAAAGGTATGCCCGTCTATGGTAAATCCGATGTGTTTGGCGACATGATGGTGAGACTGGACGTTGAATTGCCCAGGCAGCTGAGTTCGCAGGAAGAGGAGTTGTTTCGCAAATTGAAGGCCTTGCATAATAAGGAGGCCGTATTCCAAAATTGATGTGTATGTGTAATGGTTTTTACGTTCCAGGAAGTTCAGAAAGACTTCGATTAGTAGACACTTAAAAAACATATTATGCATACTACAATTGCAAATCCCAAAACCAACTATCTGTTGGGTGCCAGTCTCGATGTATTGCATCAGGAAAGCAAAGAATGGCTGGAGACGATTGAGTTCTGGCTGGATGAAATGAAATTCTTCGACAAGCTGCTTAAAAACCAGCCGGAAGGAGATGAGCACAAGATGACGATCCGGGAGATGCTTGAGCACGTAGAAGGCATCCACGTAGATTTCTTCAAACAGTTGCAGCAAGATGTCCGTGAACATGAACGCATGCTTGCCATGGTTGAAAAGAATATTCCGGGCTCATCGGATGAAGAATACCGGGTGAATCACCGTCGGATGAAATCAAGGATGGAACATCTGGATAAAGACTTCAAATCGTATAAAAAAGTAGTTTTTAAATTTGCACTGGACTAAGACGTCTGCCGAGTACCGTGCTGCACCGGCTAATATTAGAACGAATTCGAATTCATGAAAGCAAACTTCAGTGACCTGATCAAAGGTGACACGCCTGTCCTGATTGATTTTCACGCTGAATGGTGTGGTCCCTGCAAAATGCAGTCGCCCATCATCAAAGAGATCGCATTGTCTATGAAGGATAAGCTGCGGGTCATCAAGATTGATGTTGACAAAAATCCATCCTTGTCGAGGAAGTACAAGATCCGGGGGGTTCCCACGTTGGCGCTCTTCAAGGATGGAGAATTGAAATGGATGCAGGCAGGGATGAAATCCAAACAGCAAATCCTCAAGGTTATCGATCAGTTTGGGTAATCCGGGACAAGCTTTTGGTCAGTTCCTGGTCGTATCACACCGCCTTATTTACCCAGCCAGGATTTGAAGTTGTTGGATTTTTCTTTGCTGACGACCACTTCGGTTTCTTCGGGTGCAGGGTGAAGCGTAAGTTTCAGTTTTCCATTGAAATAGGGATGAATGGTGCGAATGGATTTAATGTTCAGAATGAAGCTGCGGTTCGCCCGGTAGAACATATT harbors:
- a CDS encoding J domain-containing protein is translated as MKYKDYYQILGVAKDASPQEIKKAFRKLAAKYHPDKNPGNKAAEEKFKEINEANEVLSDADKRKKYDTLGSNWEYYQQAGDDWEKYAQQGPRSGGGNRTYYYSGSPEDVFGRGGQSGFSSFFDLFFGDGAQGSDPFAHYGERTRTGQAPRGSDVEATMSITLREAYQGSRRTFEFQGEKIRIAIKPGSYEGLKLRLKGKGHPGPRGQARGDLYITLNITPDHQFIREGDDLIVNGKVDLYTAVLGGSIEVSTMTGKVKVNVPKGMQSGKTLRLKGKGMPVYGKSDVFGDMMVRLDVELPRQLSSQEEELFRKLKALHNKEAVFQN
- the trxA gene encoding thioredoxin; translated protein: MKANFSDLIKGDTPVLIDFHAEWCGPCKMQSPIIKEIALSMKDKLRVIKIDVDKNPSLSRKYKIRGVPTLALFKDGELKWMQAGMKSKQQILKVIDQFG